The genomic region GCGACAAGGTGGCGCTTTTCTCAAGCGGTGGTGGCGTGCTCGGCCTCGTGTTGCTGCGCGCCATTCTGAGCGCCACCATCGGACAGACGTGCGCCTGAACGGGGAGGCCCCCCCATGTTGAAGGGATCGCGGGTCGAGGGCATGGATACCGACACGCGTTACGGCGTGTTCGGCTCGTTCCAGCTTTGGGAGGGCCTGGCGCTCCTGGCAGCCATCATCCTGCCCATGTCGATTGCCAGCAACTACCGGCTACCGTTTTTCCTGACCCTGCTGGCGCCGCTGGTGGGCTTCATGGTGACCCTGTTCGTGATCTTTTACCTCCGCAATATCGAAGACCACGAGCCCCGCAAATTCGACACCTGGTACGGGTGGTACACCGGGCCGGATTACTACGAGGTGCGCCCCGACCCCCACCCGGTCCCCGTGACCCGTAGGCCGAGCGAGCTATGACCTGGAGGCCAAGCGTATGACCAAGAGGCGCCGCGACCTGCGGCGTCCGTCCGTCTGGAAGGACCCCGAGACGGGCGGGCGCACCGCCAACGTGTTGCAGTACCAGCCTTACTACGATGTCGTGACCGACATTCTCGCCCAGCCCAGCGGCGCGATGCGCCGTACCGATCCCGGCGTCATGCTGCTTGAAAACGGTCTGACGGCCGTTGGGGTGATGCTCCGGCCACCGCCCCGGCTGACCATGACCAAGGACGTGCTCGACGGACGACTCAAGGACTTGCAGCGGGCCCTGGCGATGAGCGTGCCCGAGGGCATGACCGCCCGGGTCTACGTGCGGAAGGTGCAGGTCAGCCGCGAACGCCTGAAGGGCCTGTGGCGTCAGGGTGTGAGCGACAACCCGCTGGCGAGCTACCTGTACGGCGAGCGGATGAAGCACCTCGACGACCTGCGCCGCCGCGACGTGCTGCGGGAGTGGATCTATTTCGCCACCCTCGACGTGCGTTCCCCCGTGCCCTTCACGTCGGACGCGCCCCCAGCTCCCGAGGCCCTGGGCAGGATCGTCGCCCACGCGTGCCAGAAGCGCGAGGAATTCATCAAAAACCTGGCCGCCGTCGGGTATGGCGCGCGCCCGATGACGGCCGACGAGATCAAGCGCGAGTGCGACGTGTACCACAACCCGGACACCCGTGGCGCTCCCCACGCGCCCCTGATCCTGGAAGGACCGGCCCGCTATGCGAACTCGCCCGAGGTCAATGGAGAACCCGATCACCTCACCTTCAGTCGGCAGGTTTTTCGCACCCCCATCAACCTGGAGGGTCACGCGCACACGGTCGTTGGCAGCACCCTCGTCTACGCGCTGAGCCTGTACGGGCTGCCGACCTTCAGCGAGTTCGGGCTGTTCGACGAGATCGCCACCGGGCTGACCGAGGGTGACGTGACCTTCGTGCTGGAGTACCACCACCTGTCCTACCAACTCAACCGCGAGAAGCTGGAAAGCGCCAAGCGCGGTGTCGAGGGTGAAAAGGACAGCAGTGGCAGCGCCGCCGCCCGGCACAGGCGGCTCAGCAGGACGCTTGAACACGTGTACGACAACCGCGACCGCTTCTGGATGACCGGCTGCACCGTGCTGCTTTACGGGCGGGGAGAAGAGCAGCAGGCCGAGATGCTGACCCAGGTGGGAAGTGCCCTGTCGCATTTCAACACCGTGCGCGTCGTGCAGCACGGCTTTCAGAGCGGCAAGGTGTACAAGGCCCTGGCCCCGTTCAACGGCGGTCGCACCCCGTTCCCGACCCGCCTGGTGGGCAGCAACGCCATCGGTTACCTGCCCGCCATCGGGCCGTTTGAGGGGGTTGGCAGTCCGACCCTGGTGTACCGCAACCGCAGCGACAGCCTCACGGTGTTCGATCCCTACCACCTGGGCACCCAGGCGCAGCATTTCCTGATGCTGGCGCCGACCGGCTGGGGCAAGACTTACCTGGTCATGAGCGTGCTGTTCGCGCTGATCTACCACCACAATCCGCGCGTCAGCGTGATCGACCAGAAGCCCGACCTGCGCGACTTCATCCTGGGCATGGGCGGCCTGCACGTCATCCTCGGGGCAGAGTCGCCGCACCGCATTAACCCGATGGACCTGCCGCCGGGAGAGACGGCACCGGACACCGGCAAGATGGATTTCCTGATCGCGCTCTACCGGGCCTTTGTACCGCCCGGACAGGACAGCGAGCGGACGGCCGCGCAAAACGTGCTGCTCACGAACGCGGTCCGGCACGTCTACCACGCCGCCACGGTCAGCAGGCGTGCGCCGCGGCTGCGCCAGGTGCGGGCGATGCTGGGCGGCATGACCACCCGGTTCGACGGCACGCCGCTCACACCGGACCAGATGGAGATGGCGCGCGCCATGAGCCTGATCATGACGGGCTTTACCGGCGACGACACCGACTGGGGCAAGGTGATCGACCAGTACACCAACATCGAGATCGACGCGCAGTACGTGTACTACGACCTCGGCAAAATCAGCCCCCAGTCGCAGCAGCGGCGGGTCGCCATGCTGATCGCCTACGACCGGGTGTGGCACGACGCCCGCACCCAGGCGGGCAAGAAGCTCCTGTTCATCGATGAGCTGGGCGTGCAACTGGAGTCCGAGGTGGACCAGAAGTACTTCGCAGAGACCGCGCTCCTGGCCCGCTCGTTCGGCCTCAGCGTGGGCGGCGCGACCCAAAGCCCGCTGCACCTCAACAAGATGCCCGCCCTCAAAGACGCCTTTCAGTTCCACTGGCTGGGGCGCACCAACAGCGAGACCGCTCTCCGGGCCATGCAGGAAGACCTCGGCATGCCCGAGGCCGTGGTGAAGGCCGTGCCGTCCTTGCAGCAACTCAGCGCGATGTACAGCGAGTGGGTGCTGGTCTACCAGCCGTCGAGCGGCACCCATCAGGGCGAGATTCTGCGGATCG from Deinococcus budaensis harbors:
- a CDS encoding VirB4 family type IV secretion system protein, producing the protein MTKRRRDLRRPSVWKDPETGGRTANVLQYQPYYDVVTDILAQPSGAMRRTDPGVMLLENGLTAVGVMLRPPPRLTMTKDVLDGRLKDLQRALAMSVPEGMTARVYVRKVQVSRERLKGLWRQGVSDNPLASYLYGERMKHLDDLRRRDVLREWIYFATLDVRSPVPFTSDAPPAPEALGRIVAHACQKREEFIKNLAAVGYGARPMTADEIKRECDVYHNPDTRGAPHAPLILEGPARYANSPEVNGEPDHLTFSRQVFRTPINLEGHAHTVVGSTLVYALSLYGLPTFSEFGLFDEIATGLTEGDVTFVLEYHHLSYQLNREKLESAKRGVEGEKDSSGSAAARHRRLSRTLEHVYDNRDRFWMTGCTVLLYGRGEEQQAEMLTQVGSALSHFNTVRVVQHGFQSGKVYKALAPFNGGRTPFPTRLVGSNAIGYLPAIGPFEGVGSPTLVYRNRSDSLTVFDPYHLGTQAQHFLMLAPTGWGKTYLVMSVLFALIYHHNPRVSVIDQKPDLRDFILGMGGLHVILGAESPHRINPMDLPPGETAPDTGKMDFLIALYRAFVPPGQDSERTAAQNVLLTNAVRHVYHAATVSRRAPRLRQVRAMLGGMTTRFDGTPLTPDQMEMARAMSLIMTGFTGDDTDWGKVIDQYTNIEIDAQYVYYDLGKISPQSQQRRVAMLIAYDRVWHDARTQAGKKLLFIDELGVQLESEVDQKYFAETALLARSFGLSVGGATQSPLHLNKMPALKDAFQFHWLGRTNSETALRAMQEDLGMPEAVVKAVPSLQQLSAMYSEWVLVYQPSSGTHQGEILRIEESRAFYWLATSRDDEAKRRTAAFTRYGGNTVAALEELVGAEQHRESTRGGVVA